The following proteins are encoded in a genomic region of Bacillus sp. FJAT-22090:
- a CDS encoding diacylglycerol kinase, whose translation MKRARIIYNPTSGRELFKKHLPEVLEALEIAGYETSCHATTGEGDAIEAAKNAVQRDFDIVIAAGGDGTLNEVVAGVSEFENRPKIGLIPMGTTNDFARAVHIPRDIHKAVDIIVKGDTIPVDVGIVNGRYFINIAGGGRITELTYEVPSKLKTMLGQLAYYLKGIEMLPSINATKVKIEYDGEVFEDEAMMFLVGLTNSVGGFEKLAPNSSINDGKFTLLILKKCNMAEFIRLATLAIRGEHLNDPLVISEKATHITVTSEDKVLLNLDGEYGGTIPATFKNLYRHVEVFVPIDEIREQDRP comes from the coding sequence ATGAAACGTGCACGAATCATATACAACCCAACTTCTGGTCGTGAGCTCTTTAAAAAACACTTACCTGAAGTACTGGAAGCTCTAGAAATTGCAGGGTACGAAACGTCTTGTCATGCTACAACAGGTGAAGGAGATGCTATAGAAGCGGCAAAGAATGCAGTTCAAAGAGATTTTGATATAGTTATTGCTGCCGGTGGAGATGGAACGTTGAATGAGGTAGTTGCCGGAGTGAGTGAATTTGAAAATCGACCTAAAATCGGACTAATTCCGATGGGAACAACAAACGATTTTGCGAGGGCAGTACATATTCCACGTGATATCCATAAAGCAGTGGACATTATTGTGAAAGGCGATACGATTCCAGTTGATGTAGGAATAGTAAATGGTCGCTATTTTATCAATATTGCAGGTGGTGGAAGGATTACAGAGCTTACCTATGAAGTTCCAAGTAAGCTAAAAACGATGCTAGGCCAGCTTGCATACTATTTAAAAGGGATAGAAATGCTACCTTCCATTAATGCTACAAAAGTAAAGATTGAATATGATGGGGAAGTTTTTGAAGATGAGGCAATGATGTTCTTGGTTGGCTTAACCAATTCTGTCGGTGGCTTTGAAAAACTCGCACCAAATTCAAGTATAAATGATGGAAAATTTACTTTGCTAATTTTAAAGAAATGTAATATGGCCGAGTTTATTCGCCTTGCTACTTTAGCAATTCGTGGGGAGCATTTAAATGATCCACTCGTTATTTCAGAGAAAGCTACCCATATAACGGTTACATCTGAAGATAAAGTACTTCTTAATTTGGATGGGGAATATGGTGGCACTATTCCAGCGACCTTTAAAAACTTATATAGACATGTAGAGGTTTTTGTGCCAATTGATGAAATACGTGAACAAGATAGACCTTAA
- the gatB gene encoding Asp-tRNA(Asn)/Glu-tRNA(Gln) amidotransferase subunit GatB — translation MNFETVIGLEVHVELKTNSKIFSAAPNHFGAEPNTNTTVVDLGYPGVLPVLNKNVVDYAMRAALALNMEIEQNTKFDRKNYFYPDNPKAYQISQFDKPIGKNGWVEIEVNGETKRIGITRLHMEEDAGKLSHADGYSLVDFNRQGTPLVEIVSEPDIRTPEEAYAYLEKVKSIIQYTGVSDCKMEEGSLRCDANISIRPYGQEKFGTKTELKNLNSFNFVRKGLEHEELRQAQVLTTGGVIEQETRRYDEKTGKTILMRVKEGTDDYRYFPEPDLVDIVIDDAWLERVRSEIPELPDARKKRYIEELGLPAYDAMVLTLTKEMSDFFEETIALGADSKLASNWLMGEVSAYLNADQKELKDTKLTPANLAGMIKLISDGTISSKIAKKVFKELADNGGDAEEVVKAKGLVQISDEGALREIVISTLDANPQSIEDFKNGKDRAIGFLVGQIMKATKGQANPPLVNKILQEEIVKR, via the coding sequence ATGAACTTTGAAACAGTTATTGGATTAGAAGTACACGTAGAGTTGAAAACTAACTCAAAAATCTTCTCAGCTGCACCTAATCACTTTGGTGCAGAACCAAATACAAATACAACAGTGGTCGATCTTGGGTATCCAGGAGTACTACCAGTATTAAATAAAAACGTAGTCGATTATGCAATGCGAGCAGCTCTTGCATTAAACATGGAAATCGAACAAAACACAAAGTTTGACCGTAAAAACTATTTCTATCCAGACAATCCGAAAGCGTACCAAATTTCACAATTTGATAAGCCTATTGGTAAAAACGGGTGGGTTGAAATTGAAGTAAACGGAGAGACAAAACGTATTGGAATTACTCGTCTTCATATGGAAGAAGATGCTGGGAAATTGTCACATGCGGATGGCTACTCTTTAGTTGACTTCAATCGTCAAGGGACTCCTCTTGTAGAAATCGTATCTGAGCCAGACATTCGTACACCTGAAGAAGCATATGCTTACTTGGAAAAAGTAAAGTCTATTATCCAATATACAGGTGTATCTGATTGTAAAATGGAAGAAGGATCTTTACGTTGTGACGCTAACATTTCTATACGTCCATATGGACAAGAGAAATTTGGTACAAAAACAGAGTTGAAAAACTTAAACTCTTTCAACTTCGTACGTAAAGGGCTAGAGCATGAAGAACTACGTCAAGCACAAGTACTTACTACAGGTGGAGTAATTGAGCAAGAAACTCGTCGTTATGATGAAAAAACGGGTAAAACCATTCTTATGCGTGTTAAAGAAGGTACTGACGATTATCGTTATTTCCCTGAGCCAGATTTAGTAGACATCGTAATTGATGATGCTTGGTTAGAACGTGTACGTTCAGAAATACCAGAACTTCCGGACGCTCGTAAAAAACGTTATATCGAAGAACTAGGATTGCCTGCTTACGATGCAATGGTTCTAACATTAACAAAAGAAATGTCCGACTTCTTTGAAGAAACTATTGCCCTTGGAGCAGACTCAAAGCTTGCTTCCAACTGGTTAATGGGTGAAGTTTCTGCTTACTTAAATGCAGACCAAAAAGAATTGAAAGATACTAAATTAACTCCAGCAAATCTTGCAGGAATGATTAAGTTAATTTCCGATGGTACCATTTCTTCTAAAATTGCGAAAAAAGTATTTAAAGAGCTTGCGGATAACGGCGGAGATGCAGAAGAAGTTGTAAAAGCTAAAGGCTTAGTACAAATTTCAGACGAAGGCGCACTTCGTGAAATTGTTATTTCAACACTTGATGCCAACCCACAATCGATTGAAGACTTTAAAAACGGAAAAGACCGTGCAATCGGCTTCCTAGTTGGACAAATCATGAAAGCAACAAAAGGACAAGCAAATCCACCACTTGTAAATAAAATCTTACAAGAAGAAATTGTGAAACGTTAA
- the gatA gene encoding Asp-tRNA(Asn)/Glu-tRNA(Gln) amidotransferase subunit GatA: MTLFERSSKELQALLHNKEITINDLTKEAYERVAKLDGSVEAFLALDEEKALAKATELDQIPFEERGPLFGLPIGVKDNIVTEGLETTCASKILQGFNPIYDATVVKKLRAAGMVTIGKLNMDEFAMGSSNENSAYKTTKNPWALDRVPGGSSGASAAAVAAGEVPFSLGSDTGGSIRQPAAYCGVVGMKPTYGRVSRFGLVAFASSLDQIGPITRNVEDNALLLEAISGIDSNDSTSADVEVPNFAAALTGDIKGLRIAVPKEYLGEGVGEAARQSVLEALKVLESLGATWEEVSLPHSKYALATYYILSSSEASSNLSRFDGIRYGFRAENVQNLMELYKETRAQGFGDEVKRRIMLGTYSLSAGTYDAYYKKAQQVRTLIKEDYDKVLADYDVIIGPTAPTAAFKIGEKVEDPLTMYANDILTIPINLAGVPAISIPCGFENGLPLGLQIIGNYFDESTIYRVAHAYEQATDFHKQTPQIWEGK; this comes from the coding sequence ATGACGTTATTTGAACGTTCATCGAAAGAACTACAAGCTCTATTACATAACAAAGAAATCACGATCAATGATCTAACTAAAGAAGCTTATGAAAGAGTTGCAAAGTTAGATGGAAGTGTAGAAGCTTTCCTAGCATTAGATGAAGAAAAAGCATTAGCAAAAGCTACAGAATTAGACCAAATTCCTTTCGAAGAACGTGGACCATTATTTGGTTTACCTATCGGAGTAAAAGACAACATCGTAACGGAAGGATTAGAAACAACTTGCGCAAGTAAAATCCTACAAGGATTTAATCCTATTTACGATGCAACTGTTGTGAAAAAGCTACGAGCAGCAGGAATGGTTACAATCGGAAAGTTAAATATGGATGAATTTGCAATGGGTTCTTCAAATGAAAACTCTGCATATAAAACAACGAAAAACCCATGGGCATTAGACCGAGTTCCTGGTGGTTCTTCAGGTGCATCTGCAGCAGCAGTCGCAGCAGGAGAAGTTCCTTTCTCATTAGGTTCTGACACAGGCGGTTCTATTCGTCAACCAGCCGCTTATTGTGGTGTTGTCGGGATGAAACCAACTTATGGTCGTGTTTCTCGATTTGGATTAGTTGCATTCGCATCTTCTCTAGACCAAATTGGACCAATCACTCGTAATGTGGAAGATAACGCACTTCTTCTAGAGGCGATTTCAGGGATTGATTCTAATGATTCTACTTCTGCGGACGTTGAAGTACCAAATTTTGCTGCAGCATTAACAGGCGATATTAAAGGTCTTCGTATTGCTGTTCCGAAAGAATATTTAGGAGAAGGCGTTGGAGAAGCAGCTCGTCAATCCGTTCTAGAAGCATTGAAAGTACTCGAATCTCTTGGCGCAACTTGGGAAGAGGTATCATTGCCACATTCTAAATACGCTTTAGCAACATACTATATTCTTTCTTCATCAGAAGCATCATCTAACCTTTCTCGTTTCGATGGTATTCGTTATGGTTTCCGTGCAGAGAATGTACAAAACTTAATGGAGCTTTACAAAGAAACTAGAGCTCAAGGATTTGGGGATGAAGTAAAACGTCGTATAATGCTTGGAACTTATTCGTTAAGCGCAGGAACTTACGATGCTTATTACAAAAAAGCGCAACAAGTTCGTACATTAATCAAAGAAGATTACGATAAAGTATTAGCAGATTATGATGTTATTATCGGACCTACTGCTCCAACAGCCGCTTTTAAAATTGGTGAGAAGGTTGAAGATCCATTAACGATGTATGCAAATGATATCTTAACTATTCCGATTAACCTTGCAGGTGTACCTGCTATTTCTATTCCATGTGGATTTGAAAATGGACTACCACTGGGCTTACAAATTATCGGTAATTACTTTGATGAGTCGACAATTTATCGCGTAGCTCATGCTTACGAGCAAGCGACTGATTTCCATAAACAAACTCCTCAAATTTGGGAGGGAAAATAA
- the ligA gene encoding NAD-dependent DNA ligase LigA yields MDKLEQRVKELHKLLYDYGYAYYVLDDPIVPDAVYDQYLNELIALEEQNPDLILPESPTQRVGGTIIEGFKKVTHANPMLSLSNAFNEEDIRDFDSRIRGIIDETPAYVCELKIDGLAISLLYEDGLLTRGATRGDGTTGEDITSNIKTIGAIPLRLKDRVTMEARGEAYMPKASFRKLNEERTAKGEELLANPRNAAAGSLRQLDPKMAASRKLSFFAYGLGGDGEDQNIDRHSDALEFMREQGLPTNKETRKCSSIEEVLQFIEEWTAKRNDIPYEIDGIVIKVNDYAQQEELGFTAKSPRFAIAFKFPAEEVLTTIINIDLTVGRTGVVTPTAILEPAQVAGSTVQRATLHNEDLIRAKDIRIGDRVIIRKAGDIIPEVVSVITEERDGTEIPYEMPKNCPVCDSELIRIEEEVALRCVNPQCPAQIQEGIYHFASRNAMNIEGLGEKVVEQLFREQLIVDVSDLYKLTVEDLVGLERMGLKSATNLVQAIETSKTNSMERVLFGLGIRHIGEKAAKILSETFHSFDALMRATKEELTAVFEIGDKMADSLVTYFEQEEVRLLIERLKEAGLTLHYTGKIVDAAAIENSPFANKTVVLTGKLTQLTRQEAKEKIEDLGGNVAGSVSKKTDLVIAGEDAGSKLEKATSLGIEIWDEQKLLDNLPK; encoded by the coding sequence ATGGATAAATTAGAACAACGAGTAAAAGAGCTGCATAAGCTTTTATATGACTATGGTTACGCCTATTATGTGTTGGATGACCCCATTGTCCCAGATGCAGTTTATGATCAGTATTTAAATGAATTGATAGCATTAGAGGAGCAAAACCCTGATCTCATTTTACCGGAATCGCCTACACAACGTGTGGGAGGAACGATCATCGAGGGGTTCAAAAAAGTAACGCATGCAAATCCGATGCTTAGCTTATCAAATGCATTTAATGAGGAGGATATCCGAGATTTTGATAGCAGAATCCGTGGTATTATTGATGAAACACCTGCGTATGTATGCGAGTTGAAAATTGATGGACTAGCTATATCACTTTTATATGAAGACGGTCTTCTAACGCGGGGGGCAACTCGTGGAGATGGGACTACTGGAGAAGACATTACAAGTAATATAAAAACAATCGGAGCTATTCCATTACGCTTAAAAGACCGAGTTACAATGGAAGCAAGAGGAGAAGCTTACATGCCAAAAGCTTCATTTAGAAAACTAAATGAAGAAAGGACGGCTAAAGGAGAAGAATTATTAGCAAATCCAAGAAATGCTGCAGCCGGTTCTCTTCGTCAATTGGATCCTAAAATGGCAGCGAGTAGAAAACTCTCTTTCTTCGCATATGGACTTGGTGGTGACGGAGAAGATCAGAATATAGATCGACATTCCGATGCATTAGAATTTATGAGAGAGCAAGGCCTACCTACAAATAAAGAAACAAGAAAATGTTCTTCTATTGAAGAAGTACTCCAATTTATTGAAGAATGGACAGCTAAAAGAAACGATATTCCGTATGAGATTGATGGTATCGTAATAAAAGTTAATGACTATGCACAACAAGAGGAACTAGGATTTACAGCGAAAAGTCCTCGTTTTGCTATTGCTTTTAAGTTTCCAGCTGAAGAAGTCTTAACGACTATTATAAATATCGATTTAACGGTTGGCCGTACTGGAGTTGTTACACCAACAGCTATTTTAGAACCAGCTCAAGTAGCAGGTTCAACTGTTCAACGTGCAACATTACACAACGAAGATTTAATTCGTGCAAAAGACATACGAATTGGTGATCGTGTGATTATTCGTAAGGCGGGAGATATTATTCCCGAAGTAGTATCCGTAATTACAGAGGAACGAGATGGAACAGAAATACCGTATGAAATGCCGAAAAATTGTCCAGTATGCGATAGTGAATTAATTAGAATTGAAGAGGAAGTTGCACTACGTTGTGTGAACCCTCAATGTCCTGCTCAAATCCAAGAAGGGATCTATCATTTTGCATCTAGAAATGCCATGAATATTGAAGGTCTTGGGGAAAAAGTGGTGGAGCAGTTATTTAGAGAGCAGCTTATTGTGGACGTTTCTGATTTATACAAGCTTACTGTAGAGGATTTAGTTGGTTTGGAGCGCATGGGATTGAAATCTGCAACTAACTTAGTGCAAGCAATTGAAACTTCCAAAACAAATTCAATGGAACGTGTGTTATTTGGACTTGGTATTCGTCATATAGGAGAAAAAGCAGCAAAAATATTATCAGAAACATTTCATAGCTTCGATGCATTGATGAGAGCAACGAAAGAAGAGTTAACAGCAGTTTTTGAAATTGGCGATAAAATGGCGGATTCACTTGTGACTTATTTTGAACAAGAGGAAGTAAGACTGTTAATCGAAAGATTAAAAGAAGCAGGCCTCACTCTACATTATACGGGTAAAATTGTGGATGCAGCTGCGATAGAAAATAGCCCATTTGCTAATAAAACGGTTGTTCTAACAGGAAAACTTACACAATTAACAAGGCAAGAAGCAAAAGAAAAAATTGAAGATTTAGGTGGAAATGTCGCAGGTAGTGTTAGTAAGAAAACAGACTTAGTCATTGCAGGAGAAGATGCAGGATCAAAGCTTGAAAAAGCAACAAGCTTAGGAATTGAAATCTGGGATGAACAAAAACTACTAGACAATTTACCGAAGTAA
- a CDS encoding CamS family sex pheromone protein — MAKKLIGISSLILLLIVSGCTPSLDEETEVIQDTEKETTKTVIIPSLQLDETYYRTLMPYEESASRGLVVSNLATKYDMKEVENGLLRISQNEFSPDTYLFQEGQYLDTKTLENWLARTNQAEGGLNPSSEGLTGEEKAKKAPVYITHIVEQNYLKKEDNTVKLAGVSVGLALNSIYYYQKEDYGAWFEEPLSQALIEENGKRIAEEVVSRMRKDEALANIPIVVGLFKQSSKNAVVPGTYFTYSVAPGGKNVSDWQQVNEEYILFPSADSKEKYRDLDTIFRNFKQDVELYFPNYTSIIGTGYFKDNQLQKLTINIPIQFYGTAEVIGFTQHLAGLVKTHFNTSMNVEVQVNSLDRTEALLIKKPGEEDPFVHIYTQ, encoded by the coding sequence ATGGCAAAAAAATTAATAGGAATATCCAGTCTAATTTTATTGCTTATAGTTTCTGGGTGTACTCCTTCGTTGGATGAAGAAACGGAAGTAATTCAGGACACAGAGAAAGAAACGACAAAAACAGTTATTATTCCAAGTTTACAATTAGATGAAACTTACTACCGAACTTTGATGCCTTATGAGGAAAGTGCGAGTAGAGGGCTAGTCGTGTCAAATCTTGCGACTAAATACGATATGAAAGAAGTAGAAAATGGGCTTCTTCGAATTTCTCAAAATGAGTTTTCTCCGGATACGTATTTATTTCAGGAAGGCCAATACTTAGACACAAAGACGTTAGAAAATTGGTTAGCTAGAACTAATCAAGCAGAAGGCGGATTAAATCCAAGTAGTGAAGGTTTGACTGGTGAAGAGAAAGCAAAAAAAGCTCCTGTTTATATTACGCATATTGTCGAACAAAACTATTTAAAAAAAGAAGATAATACGGTAAAACTTGCAGGCGTATCAGTCGGACTAGCTTTAAATTCTATATACTATTATCAAAAAGAGGACTATGGAGCATGGTTTGAGGAGCCTTTATCTCAGGCACTTATTGAAGAAAACGGAAAACGAATTGCAGAAGAAGTCGTTTCCCGTATGCGAAAAGATGAAGCTCTAGCAAATATTCCAATTGTTGTTGGTTTATTCAAACAAAGTAGTAAGAATGCTGTTGTTCCAGGAACATACTTCACCTATAGCGTAGCTCCTGGTGGAAAAAACGTTTCCGATTGGCAGCAAGTCAATGAGGAGTATATTTTATTTCCTTCAGCAGATTCAAAAGAAAAATATCGTGATTTAGATACGATTTTCAGAAACTTTAAACAAGATGTGGAGTTGTATTTCCCCAACTACACAAGCATTATTGGGACTGGATATTTTAAAGACAATCAGCTGCAGAAATTAACGATTAACATTCCTATTCAGTTTTATGGCACTGCCGAAGTAATTGGTTTTACACAGCATCTTGCAGGATTGGTGAAAACTCACTTTAATACTTCGATGAATGTAGAAGTTCAAGTCAATTCCTTAGACAGAACAGAAGCGTTATTGATTAAGAAACCGGGCGAGGAAGATCCGTTTGTGCATATATATACACAATAA
- a CDS encoding thioredoxin family protein: MPTEQQYFEEAKPLTQYMDDMTTKKEESFSIYEKFEVPADDEFISVLNEKNPHILVITEDWCGDAMMNNAILRRIAEAADIEVRAVYRDENLDLIDQYLTNGGRSIPVYLLLNKDGEVISKWGPRAEKVQQFVTENREKFPPKEDPTFEEIQKAFFEQMTKEFVENKDFHLAVYEDIRSNWLQALQK; the protein is encoded by the coding sequence ATGCCTACAGAACAACAATATTTCGAGGAAGCTAAACCACTTACACAATATATGGATGATATGACGACGAAAAAAGAGGAATCATTTAGTATTTATGAAAAATTTGAAGTCCCTGCGGATGATGAATTTATTAGCGTTTTAAATGAAAAAAATCCACATATACTTGTTATTACAGAAGACTGGTGTGGGGATGCTATGATGAATAATGCGATTTTGCGTAGAATTGCGGAAGCTGCTGATATTGAGGTACGAGCTGTCTATCGCGATGAAAACCTAGATTTAATTGATCAATATTTAACGAACGGTGGTCGTTCTATTCCCGTTTATTTATTGTTAAATAAAGATGGAGAGGTAATATCTAAATGGGGACCTCGTGCTGAAAAAGTTCAGCAATTTGTAACAGAAAACAGAGAAAAGTTCCCACCAAAAGAAGATCCAACGTTTGAAGAGATTCAAAAAGCTTTCTTTGAGCAAATGACAAAGGAATTTGTGGAGAACAAAGACTTCCATTTAGCTGTTTACGAAGATATTCGTAGCAACTGGTTACAAGCACTACAAAAATAA
- the pcrA gene encoding DNA helicase PcrA → MELIAKNLLNGMNKEQEKAVKTTEGPLLIMAGAGSGKTRVLTHRIAYLIVEKEVYPSKILAITFTNKAAREMRERINGILGAGTGESMWVSTFHSMCVRILRRNIDRIGYSKSFSILDTTDQLTVIKNILKEQNIDSKKYDPRSMLNAISSAKNICIDADTFKAQMNEFNPFEKTVAEVYKGYEKRLRKNQSLDFDDLIMTTLTLFKRVPEVLEYYQSKFQYIHVDEYQDTNKAQYELVQMLAQKFKNICVVGDSDQSIYRWRGADIQNILSFEKDYPNATVIMLEQNYRSTGRILQAANDVIGNNTSRYPKVLRTDNLEGEKIEMFRANNEQQEAQFVVQKIQDLMQQENRTLNDFAILYRTNAQSRVMEEVLVKSNMAYTIVGGTKFYDRKEIKDLLAYLRLIANNDDDLSLARIINEPKRNIGATSFERIVMYALEQDRSILDALNEVDFMGLPARAVNSVVQFHGLIQNFTQMQEFLSVTEIVEQVLEKTGYRQMLKNEKTIEAESRLENIEEFLSVTKAFEEKSDDKSLVAFLTDLALISDIDKLDEEEDASKGNIILMTMHAAKGLEFPVVFIIGMEENIFPHSRSIGDDDEMEEERRLAYVGITRAEERLFITCAQSRTIFGRGSYNSPSRFIAEISDDIVEVVGWTKDIRTNKHRDSRAISPTTQRAAVSRPAYQSTGGEKLGWQVGDKAVHKKWGIGMVVSVRGEGENTELDIAFPSPTGIKRLLAKFAPIEKG, encoded by the coding sequence ATGGAACTGATAGCAAAAAACTTGTTGAATGGTATGAATAAAGAACAAGAAAAAGCGGTTAAAACAACAGAAGGTCCACTCCTCATTATGGCAGGAGCGGGATCCGGTAAAACACGGGTTTTAACACATCGTATTGCTTATTTAATCGTGGAGAAGGAAGTTTATCCATCGAAAATACTTGCGATAACCTTTACGAATAAAGCAGCGCGTGAAATGCGCGAGCGTATAAATGGTATTTTAGGTGCAGGTACAGGTGAAAGTATGTGGGTCTCTACGTTCCACTCTATGTGTGTACGTATTTTACGAAGAAATATTGATAGAATTGGCTATTCTAAAAGCTTTTCAATATTGGATACAACCGATCAGTTAACGGTTATTAAAAATATTTTAAAGGAACAAAATATTGATTCTAAAAAGTATGATCCACGTTCGATGCTAAATGCGATAAGTAGCGCCAAAAATATTTGTATAGATGCAGATACGTTTAAAGCACAAATGAATGAATTTAACCCATTCGAAAAAACGGTAGCGGAAGTTTATAAAGGGTATGAAAAGCGTTTAAGAAAAAACCAGTCCTTGGATTTTGATGATTTAATCATGACGACATTAACGCTCTTTAAGCGTGTTCCAGAAGTACTGGAGTATTATCAAAGTAAATTTCAATATATTCATGTGGACGAGTACCAAGATACAAACAAGGCCCAATACGAATTAGTTCAAATGCTTGCACAAAAATTTAAAAATATTTGTGTAGTAGGTGACTCCGATCAATCTATTTATCGTTGGCGTGGAGCAGACATCCAAAATATTTTATCTTTTGAAAAAGATTATCCGAATGCGACTGTAATTATGTTAGAGCAAAATTATCGTTCGACAGGTAGAATCCTCCAAGCAGCAAATGACGTCATTGGTAATAACACAAGTAGATATCCTAAAGTGCTACGAACTGACAATCTCGAAGGTGAAAAGATAGAAATGTTTCGAGCAAATAACGAGCAGCAGGAAGCGCAATTTGTTGTCCAAAAGATACAAGATTTAATGCAGCAAGAAAATCGGACATTAAATGATTTTGCTATTCTGTATCGTACTAATGCACAATCACGTGTAATGGAGGAAGTACTCGTTAAATCTAATATGGCCTATACGATTGTAGGTGGAACTAAGTTCTATGATCGAAAAGAAATTAAGGACCTACTTGCGTATCTTCGTCTAATTGCCAATAATGACGATGATTTATCACTTGCACGTATTATTAATGAACCAAAGAGGAATATTGGTGCAACTTCTTTTGAACGTATCGTGATGTATGCACTAGAACAAGATCGTTCAATTTTAGATGCACTGAATGAAGTCGATTTCATGGGATTACCTGCTCGTGCTGTAAATTCCGTCGTTCAATTCCACGGACTGATTCAAAACTTTACACAAATGCAGGAATTCTTATCTGTAACCGAAATAGTGGAGCAGGTACTTGAGAAAACTGGATATCGTCAAATGCTAAAAAATGAAAAAACCATTGAAGCAGAGAGTCGATTAGAAAATATTGAAGAGTTTTTATCTGTTACGAAAGCCTTTGAAGAAAAAAGTGACGATAAATCGCTTGTTGCTTTTCTAACTGATTTAGCACTTATTTCAGATATTGATAAGTTGGACGAAGAGGAAGACGCTTCCAAAGGGAATATTATTCTAATGACGATGCATGCAGCCAAAGGGCTCGAATTCCCGGTAGTTTTCATCATTGGTATGGAAGAGAATATTTTTCCACACTCTCGTTCTATTGGTGACGATGATGAAATGGAAGAGGAACGTCGTTTAGCATATGTTGGAATTACAAGAGCAGAGGAAAGATTATTTATTACTTGCGCTCAATCACGTACTATTTTTGGTCGTGGTAGCTACAACAGTCCTTCACGTTTTATAGCAGAAATCTCAGATGACATAGTTGAAGTGGTTGGATGGACGAAAGATATAAGAACGAATAAACATAGAGATTCTAGAGCAATATCTCCAACAACACAGCGGGCTGCAGTTTCAAGACCTGCTTATCAATCGACAGGTGGAGAAAAGTTGGGCTGGCAAGTTGGGGATAAAGCAGTGCATAAAAAATGGGGCATAGGTATGGTTGTTAGTGTTCGTGGCGAAGGTGAAAATACAGAGCTTGATATTGCCTTTCCAAGCCCAACTGGTATTAAGCGATTGTTAGCTAAATTTGCACCTATAGAAAAAGGATAA
- the gatC gene encoding Asp-tRNA(Asn)/Glu-tRNA(Gln) amidotransferase subunit GatC: protein MANISKEEVKHVAHLARLAITEEEAEKFALQLGAITDFAEQLKELDTTNVKPTSHVLPLVNVMREDKANKGLDRETMMLNVKEQEAGQVKVPSIMD, encoded by the coding sequence ATGGCGAATATTTCAAAGGAAGAAGTAAAGCATGTAGCACATTTGGCACGACTTGCAATAACGGAAGAAGAAGCAGAAAAATTTGCTCTTCAACTTGGTGCAATTACGGATTTTGCTGAACAATTAAAAGAGTTGGATACAACGAATGTAAAACCAACTTCTCATGTTTTACCCCTAGTTAATGTTATGCGTGAAGACAAAGCTAATAAGGGATTAGACAGAGAAACGATGATGTTAAACGTAAAAGAACAAGAAGCAGGTCAAGTAAAAGTACCATCCATAATGGATTAA